AATCTGCTGAAACAACGCATCCCCCTTGGCATCATAAAAGTATTTTGACAGAAGGTATTTGTGAGGAGCGCTCAGCCCCTTGAGCACATCCTGCCGGAACGTACTAGCCACAAGTGTTTCGTTCATATCTTTCAAAACGTGTCGGGCGTTGTCAGGATGCCCGTTCCGAAGCGTTGAGCTTATAAAAATGACCGATTACGTTGATCAACAGGACCGGGCCAAGCGAATGCCTGTGAATTGCCAACGTAAAGGTGCGTGGAAAAAATTTCGATAAGTAGGTCGGCTATGTCCGGGTGTAGTCGCTTCGGAAGCGCCCCGAAGTACCATCTGATTGACCATGAATTTACCGTTGTATTCACCGATGGCTCCCTCGGCTTTCGTGAAACCAGGGTAAGGCAGGTAGGCACTTTCGGTCCATTCCCAACGGGCGCCCCACTCTATTCGGGTCTGCGCTACTTCCCATTCGGCTTCGGTGGGCAGGCGAACACCCCGCCATTGCGCATACGCCCAGGCTTCGTAATAGCTGATGTGGCAAACCGGCTGATTCTTAATCAGGGGTGTAAGGCCGTTGGATGTATACTGATACCATTCATTGTCTAATTGATGCCAATACAGAGGAGCTTTCACTGCATTGGATTTGACCCACTCCCAACCTTCGGCGTGCCAGTTGCGAAAATCCTGATACCCATCTGCCCGGATAAAATCCAGATACTCCTGATTGCTAACCAGTTCCTGACGAATCTGATAGGGAGCCAGATACACTTTATGACGGTTTAATTCATTATCGAAACAAAAACCCTCCCCAGTAGCCCCGATTTCATAAACACCTTCTGAGAGACTAACCCAGGATTCAGTCGTAATCGTAGGCACATCGGGTTTCGGATACTCCGTTGGATAAGCGGGAAGCAATGGATTGTTGCCCAGTA
This window of the Spirosoma aerolatum genome carries:
- the egtB gene encoding ergothioneine biosynthesis protein EgtB; translation: MNLVQRYQQVRARSEAICQGLHAEDFVVQPVVDVSPPKWHLGHTTWFWETFVLLPNAAGYSVFNSQYNYVFNSYYETVGARVVRTDRGNLSRPSVADVQAYRSYVDTAMIHFLTEQRPLSDALQATIQLGLNHEEQHQELLITDIKYILGNNPLLPAYPTEYPKPDVPTITTESWVSLSEGVYEIGATGEGFCFDNELNRHKVYLAPYQIRQELVSNQEYLDFIRADGYQDFRNWHAEGWEWVKSNAVKAPLYWHQLDNEWYQYTSNGLTPLIKNQPVCHISYYEAWAYAQWRGVRLPTEAEWEVAQTRIEWGARWEWTESAYLPYPGFTKAEGAIGEYNGKFMVNQMVLRGASEATTPGHSRPTYRNFFHAPLRWQFTGIRLARSC